The DNA sequence GCGCTGCGGCGTCTCGTCGGGCGACCCGGGCGGGTAACCGCGCATCGCGTCCATGGGGAAGACTCCGGACGCCACCAGCGCCAGGCCGAACACCGCGATCGCGGCGGCGAGCACGACGCCGCCCGTGGCCGGGAACACGGCCGCACCGGCGGCGGCGATCAGGGCCCCGCAGCACACGAAGTTCGCGGTCTGCAGCCACCCCCGCGGTCCCAGCGCCAGCGCGCTGACCGGATGCCGCACCGACCGGTAGCCCGGACGAGTCCACCCGTCGACGAGGAAGACCGCCACGAACACCCCGGCGGCCGCCGACCCCGCCCACAGCACCGCAGTCATGGCAGGAACCTAGCACCGAGCGGAAACGCCTCTTGGACGCACGGGGGCGGAGCCGTGTTTCAGAAGCGCTGGATCAGTCCGGCTCCTATGGGCGGCCGGGCCGCGCAGCGCGAGTCTGCTGTGCAGCCTCGCCCCCTTTGCCGAGCGTCGGGCTGACCGACGGGAAGGCAGCGCCGAGGACGGCGAGGGCTGGTCCCGCGCCCAACGGGCCGGGTGCCCGCCGGTGGCGGTGCGCCGAGCCGGGGCGGCTCGGGTCTGCTGGGCGGTCTTGTCGGTCTGCCGGGCAGCGGGTGGTCTTCACTGAAAAGCGGCGGCGACGGCGGCAGCGGGGCCGGGCCTGTGGTTGTCGGTTCGGGTGCTCGCCGGTGGCGGTTGCGGCGGGGACGGCGTTCGGCCGCCGCAGGCCGGTCGGCGCGGCTTGGCCCGACTATCGTGAACTTATGGTCGCAGGAAAGCACATCCCGCGGCCATAAGTTCACGATCATCGCCGGGTGAACCGGCATACCGGACATACCGGCGCCGGTTGGCCGACGTGGTGTCGCCGTGTTGTGGCCGGGCCCGCGCAGGCTGGACGGCCGCGCGGTGTGGCGCGGTCGCGGGTGCTCGCGCGGCTCGGGGGTGCGCCGGATCGGGGGCCGGGGGCGACGACGCGTCGCTCGTTGCGCCCGGGCGCGGCCGCGGGGAGTCGCACCCCCCGATGGGGTGGGCTTTTGTGGGTCTATGCCCGTTTTGCGGGCGGCCTCGGCGAGCGCCGCGGCCACGAGACGCACGAAAAGTTGACTCCGGGGCTGTTTTCGCGCCATTCGGCGCGCTTCGTGGGCCACCGCCGCCGCAGCGCGGCCGCGGACCCACAGGGTAATC is a window from the Streptomonospora litoralis genome containing:
- a CDS encoding DUF998 domain-containing protein, coding for MTAVLWAGSAAAGVFVAVFLVDGWTRPGYRSVRHPVSALALGPRGWLQTANFVCCGALIAAAGAAVFPATGGVVLAAAIAVFGLALVASGVFPMDAMRGYPPGSPDETPQRFSLRHRIHDAAGAVVFLSLPAAAAAAVFTLDGAFRVGYSAVTAAALLGLFSLFGRAWEDDSPRAGLIQRLNIVVGWVWLGLLLADLAVRAD